The Phocoena sinus isolate mPhoSin1 chromosome 8, mPhoSin1.pri, whole genome shotgun sequence nucleotide sequence GTCACCCACGGACACGTGTCCAGGGTCTGTATCTCTGCCATCGAAATCCAGCCCCATGAAACTGAGATGTTTCACAGCCAGGGGATGGTGGCCAGATTTTGAGTTGAGAAGTCCTGAGTTCAGGCTCTACCACTTAACATTAATGTGGCTCTCAGCAAGGCACGTAACCTCTCTGTGATGctatttcctcacctgtgagATAGGGATGATGATTCTTGCTCAGCTTCCTTCAAAGGGTCGTTCTGAGATTCAAGTGTTTAACACAAGTGCCCCAAGACAATGTAAGTGCCATCGAGGCAGGGACCACAACTGCCCTGCTCCCTGCTCTACTCCTAGTGCCTCTCAGAGTAAATATTCAATCAGTATTTGGTGAATGAGTAAACGGTAGGATGATGGGGAACTCAGCCCCAGCCCCGTCCACGAAGGTGAAACAGGAAATCTCTCACTCCCTCCAGCAGGACACAGCTCCCCTAAGTGTGGTCCACGTACCAACAGCAGCGTCACCGGGGAGCttgtagaaatgcagaatcccaggcccaccccagacctactgaatcatcATGTCTGGAGTTTGGGTCCAGAAATCTGGCTTTTAACATGTCTTCTGTGTGATTCCGATGCCCAcccaagtttgagaagcattgctaTTGGGCACATTGGGGTGAGGGTGAGATGCGGCACGAGTTGCCATGCCTCCCTTCTCGGGGTATCTTCCTCCCACCTGGCACAGATGTTTattccccagcccacccctgcGCTCCCTTCCTGGGCAGCGGACCAGACTGTGGAATCTGGCGAGGGCCCGGGGGTGTGGGAGGGCGGAGGGAGGTCTTGTCGCACCGGCAGTAGCACATCCACCCCTTCCTGTTTCAGCAAAACCTGCAGATGCTGCGAGGGGATCAGGAGATAAGCTTTGCGGGTTCACGAGAGCTTTGCAGAGGGGTCCCTTCCCAATCAAGTCAGCTTCTCTGCACCCTGGCAACGCCCGGGGGTCCCAGGTGCCACTCCTGCCTGTCCTTCCCCCTGGCCCCTCCGCTGAGGTCTCTGCCTCCTCCTCTTGAGGATCTGAAACTCCTCGCGAGCTGCTGGGAATGCGCAGAAAAGATGAACCTCCAAGATTAAGAAAGAACCCATGATAAGAACAGACATGATAACGTCGTCGCTTTTGTTGCAGGTTCTCAGGAAAGCCTGATCCGCGGTGCCCAGAGCAGCTGTTCACACGCCCacaggaggagggggcagcaAAGATCGAAGGAGGAGAACTGGGTCTCCAGAGGGGTCAAAGCAAAATGTAGCATGGCCAAATGACACATTCCGCACTTGTCTAGAAAAGCCAACACTCACGTCCAGGATCCCGGGATCAGCAGCTGGAACCAGACGGTGTTTCAATTGGCAGCTCACTGTTGAGAAAAGAGGGTGGGTGCCTGGCCATACTGAGAGGGACCATGGAGCAGGGAGGTGACAAATCCACTCGGCTCTCTGTGGGACAATCAACCCTGGGTGCCTGCAGGAGCTCTGGACACCACAGTCTGAAGGCTGTAGAGAACCAGTGTCTTCCGCAGAGACTGACCGCTGTGGGAGAGATAGCTGGAGGAGCAGATGTTCATCCAGGATAAAAGACAATTCTGGGGAAGCTACAGGAAAACTGTCTTCAAATACTTGAGAACCCTGAGTGGAACAGACAGCAGCCTGGACCCACGTGACCCAGTGAAGGGCAGGCGTGGGCAGGTCAAGTGCAGTGATGCCTCCGCCTCGTCGGGGCCTCATCGGGGCCGTGCTCTCACACCAGCCACACTCAGCGATGTCCCCGGCGCCAGATCCACCCTCCCAGACCGAGGAAGTCCTTACACATCCTCAGCCCCCGTCTCCTAGTCCTGAGCACAATGCATGTGAGAGTGAGCGCTTGGGCTTAGAGTCAGGAAGCCCCGAGTTCCAGCCCTGACCTTGCACCTTGCACCCTCTCCTTGGGTCACCCTGTGCCAGATCACAGCCTGTCCCAGCCTTGGATTTCCTCGTTGGTAAACCGCAGATGTTCCTCCCTGCCCGTTCACTTATACAGCAAACACTCATCCAGCATGTGCTGCAACCACCCTCCTGCACCGACGTCCCAGGGGATTCATGAGCACCCAGGGGAGGCCCGGCACTGAGCAAGTGCTCAAGGAGTGCGTCTGGTGTCTGCCAGGACCCATTCCCCAGCCATCTCTGATCTTGGTGCTGAGCAGAGGATACAGGGATACGGGTGCCTGACATCTCAAACCTGATATGTCAAACCCTCTCAACCACAGCACCTGTGGCTGGATGGAGGCTCAATGGCTCTGAGAAGAACACCTGATCTGTATCTCCCGTCATCTGTGGGCACACAGTTTCCTTCAGTCAGCAGATCTCAGGTTACATAAACAAGCCGGTATTGCTGATTCAGCCCACTCTGCCCCGCGCGTGCGCACACAGAGCCTCGGCAGGCCCCTGAGGCGACCTGGCACCGAGCATCTCCCAGTGCGCAGACCAAGATCAGTGTGAGGAGCGGTTGAGGGAGGCCCACGGGAGGGACAGTTGCAAGGCAACTAAGCTTGTCAGCACCGGAAATGTAGTCCTTGTTCGTCGATGtagagctgtgtgactttaggcaaacaGCTTAGCTttcctgtgccttggttttcttacACGGATAACAGGGAGATTTACTCTTAAGTGTTGTGGCTCTGCAGTCAGAAGCCCACATGTGGATCCCGCCTCCACCATttctctgctgtgtgacctttacAAGTgtcccagcctctctgtgcctcagttttctttatctgtgaaatgggagtaatAACAACAGCACCTGCCACACAGgggggttgtgaggattaagtgggtTTGTACATATAGAGCACTTGAAAGAATTCCTGGTCCAATAATTGCTTGTCCCAGTGTTTTTGGCTGGGTTCCTCCACAGCTGACTCTGAGACAAGGATTTAAATGCAAATAGTCTATTCAGAAAATGACCCCagcaaggggacttccctggctgtccagtggttaagactcctcactcccaatgcagggggcaagggttccattgcctggtcggggaactaagatcccacacgccacacgGCGccgccaaaaaagaaagaaagaaaatgaccccAGCAAGCACCTATAAGGGAGTGGGAAGCTGAGACAGGAACAGGAGAGAAGCCAAAAGGAGGTGCATGAATGACCAGGTTGCCTTCGTAGAAACTGGGGCTCAATCCTGCTGGGGCCTCTGGGAGACTGTAGAAGACCCACCCCCCTCAGCATCCTTTCCCCCgagggcaggaggctgggatGCCTGCAGTAGACAAAGAGCATATGAGAACAGAGTTCCAATAGCAACTGTCACACCAACCTTTTCTGAAAAATTCAGGAATGTCCCCTGGGCCCCTGCACACCATTTATAATGACAATGACAAACTGAGCCTGGGTGGAAGTGATGGTTCTGGGCCGGAGATCGCTTGATGCCTCCACTGACTAGGGGTCTCCTCACCTGATCTGAAGGATGTCTGTAAAGCATCCCCTGCTCTTACATCACCTGGCAGGGACCTGAGATCACCCTCTGAAGTATTTTAAGCGGAACCAGGATACGACCCAATTGGCATTAGAGAGTGATCCCTCCAGCTGAGGACGGGTGCTCAGGAAGCCAGGAGAGCTGAGGGGGCCCAGGGTAGGGCAGGGCAGTGAGGTGGTGTGCCGTCTCCACAGCCCTGGTAATGCATGCCAGGTGTGGATCTGAGTGGCAGGCCATTTCGGCgtccaggctggggcaggggattTAAGGAACTGAGAATTGGGGGGTTGGAAGAGCTGGCCAAGGAGGGGTCTGAGCTGCTTCTGCAGCGGGGAGCTGCACTGCTGCGCTGGGGCACTGAGACAAAGCCTCACTGCAAGGATTTCCTTGGTCCAGGAGCAAAGGgcccaaggccgctgagcctgcaggtggAGTCTCTGAGAGCGGCCAGGAAGGCAGGGACTGACACAGGATTACAGCACAAGGGTGCAACTAATTCTGACAACCTCTAAGGTTAGTGAAGAAGCCTGCCATCGCCTTACCCTTGGGGAGGTGATTTCAACAGGCTAAACTCATCGGGGTGCATTTTGGATGCTGTATGGCACCAGCCGAGGGGTGAGAGGTGTTAAGGAATCCTCAATCCACTTTTCCGTCCTCCAGGAACCTTGCCTGGGTTTTCCTCCTCCTCACCTCCTCTTGATCAGCAGTCAGGACACCCTGGGGCCCATCTGATACGCTGATACTCTCACTCCTGCTGCTGTGTCCTGTCCGCAGTGACTCAGCAGGTGGGGCTGTGCTCAGCGCTGAAGCTGAGTTAGCAGTAAAGAAGTGAGTTAGCAGCAAAGTTTCTATCCAGCCTTGTCTACAGGCTCCCTGGATCTTTTTCCAATCCTCTTCTCTCCCGAAAATGCGACCCCTTCTACCTTTTTCCGCCTGCACACTCTCTTTCCCCTCCGGAGACTGGGCTCGCAGGCAAGGTGAATACGGATCTCAAGCTGCAACTCATTCTTCAATCACAGGTAAATAAGCCAAAGCGCTTTGCGCATGCGCCTAGTAAACCCAACGCCCGCTCTCCCCGGACTCCTCCCTGAGCCTCTTCGCCCGTCACCAACATGGCCTCCGAGGCAACAGCCCCTCCTGCCCGGCGCAGACGTAGCGGGGTTATAACGTCATAGGACGGCGCCGGTAGTCCCAGAGACTGCACGTGGGCTCGCGTTTGGAAACTCTGCACGGGCCATGGATACGCCGCTGAGGCGCAGCCGGCGGCTGGAAGGACTAAAGCCTGAATCCCCCGAGAACCCCACCTCAGTTCTGCGGGCGAGACGGGCCCTTGTGGAGTTCGAGTCGAACCCAGAAGAAAGGAGAGACCCTTCGCCCGGGTCTCCTCGGAGTGTGCGGCCACCTGGCCTGGAGTCTCCCAGACGTCAGCCGGAGACAAGCCCTGAATCACCCAGTTTACGGGAGGAGGCAGGCTTGGGGTCCCCCCCGAGAGCAGCCAGAGCCGGGCCCAGGGTCGCCCCAGCGTCAGCGAGACCCAGGCCTGGAGTCGCCCCAAAGACAGCCGGAATCGAGTCCTGAATTCTCCCGACTTCAGCCACAGCCAAGTGGGGAGTCACCAAAGTTTTCCCAGGACCGAGAAGAAGCGGATTCGGAGTCGCCCAAGAGTAAGGAGGAGCCGACCCCGGGGTCCCCCCGACATCAGTTGCAGCCGAGCCCAGGGTCACTAGAGCCTTACCCCGGTCAGCAAGCGCCGGGTCCCGAGCCCTCTCAGCCACTGCAGGAGCTGACACCCCAGTCGCCCGGCTCCCCACGGGATCAGCGTGAGCCGAGCAAGCCACCGCCGGCCGGGCAGCCGGAGAGAGACGGCCTCGGGCCAAAGAAGCGAGAAGGTTCTTCAGCCCAGGCCGCAGCGTCCAAGAAACCGAAGAAGGAGGAGGTTCCTAAAATCCCGAAGGGGAAGCCCAAGTCTGGACGGGTGTGGAAGGACCGCTCAAAGAAGAGGTGAGGTGGGGGACAGCTGGGCAGGGATGGGGTTCTGTGTGGTGCTGGAGCCTGGATGCAGCCAGGAGATAGCCCGTAGGTTGGAGAGATCTCACATCACTGGGGGAGTCACACAAAgaggttagtttcaggtgcaaagtgattcagttatacatatacatgtatctgttctttttcaaattcttttcccatttaggttgttacatactattgagcagagttccctgtgctctacagtaggtccttgttggttatctgttttaaatatagcagtgtgtatgtgtccatcccaaactccctaactatcccttctaAAGGGTAGGCGTGAggtcttgtctttctgtgccgcgggcagtaagtgctcaattaaatGCTTGTTGAGTGAAGGAACAAAGAGGCGCAACTGAAGAAGGAAATGTTTAGGCTGCCAGGAAGAAGAGGTGGGGTCCAGTTAATGTTTTAGCTACTGGGAACCACTGGGCAGACAGGAATTCGTGGCTGTGAGGGCCCATAGGGGAAGGCAGTGATTTTACGGAAGAAGCGGACATTTACTAAGGGATGACTGATGCGTCAAGCTTTGTGCTAGGCCTTTTGCAGATGTCATTTTGCTGACCCCCTAAACCCCAAGGCGGTGGGCATTATTCCCcttccccaagcccctcccccctTAAACGGAGAAGAAACTGAAACTGAGGGAGTGATTTCCTACAAGTCACCAATCAGAGACTTTGAAGATGGAGCGACTGTTGGACTTGGAGAAGTGGGTGGTGGTGCTGCCCCTCCACCTCGGTCCCAGCAGGTCCCAGAGAATGGTGGGGCCACTGATGGCCATGTGGGACCAGTTGAAGAGGTTGGTTCCGGTGGGGAGAGGATGGTGAGCAAGTTGAGTATGGGAGCCTGGAGTCCTGGTACTCGGGAGGTGGACGGCGGGGAGAGGAGCTCACTGAGCGTGAGGAGGCTGCTCCGACACACAGGCCAGGAGAAGAGAGGGTCAGCAGAGGATACCAAGAAGCAAGAGAAAGGGTATTTTGTCCCAGCTTCCTGCCCGAGCTGAAATGCTTCCCAGCTTCCTGTTGTTTGCTTGGAGCTGCGCTCCAGACGTCTTCCTCTCCCCTGCCATCTCTGCCATCA carries:
- the CCDC86 gene encoding LOW QUALITY PROTEIN: coiled-coil domain-containing protein 86 (The sequence of the model RefSeq protein was modified relative to this genomic sequence to represent the inferred CDS: deleted 1 base in 1 codon), yielding MDTPLRRSRRLEGLKPESPENPTSVLRARRALVEFESNPEERRDPSPGSPRSVRPPGLESPRRQPETSPESPSLREEAGLGSPREQPEPGPGSPQRQRDPGLESPQRQPESSPEFSRLQPQPSGESPKFSQDREEADSESPKSKEEPTPGSPRHQLQPSPGSLEPYPGQQAPGPEPSQPLQELTPQSPGSPRDQREPSKPPPAGQPERDGLGPKKREGSSAQAAASKKPKKEEVPKIPKGKPKSGRVWKDRSKKRFSQMVQDKPLRTSWRRKMQDRQERKQAKDFARRLQEEKERRRQEKKQRRAENLKRRLENERKAEIVQVIRNPAKLRRAKKQQLHSIEKRDTLAQLQEQPPRRPAAKV